The Rattus rattus isolate New Zealand chromosome 1, Rrattus_CSIRO_v1, whole genome shotgun sequence genome includes a region encoding these proteins:
- the Ccn3 gene encoding CCN family member 3 produces the protein MSAFLRKRCLCLGFLLLQLLSQVSATLRCPSRCPSQCPSISPTCAPGVRSVLDGCSCCPVCARQRGESCSEMRPCDQSSGLYCDRSADPNNETGICMVPEGDNCVFDGVIYRNGEKFEPNCQYHCTCRDGQIGCVPRCQLDVLLPGPDCPAPKKVAVPGECCEKWTCGSEEKGTLGGLALPAYRPEATVGVELSDSSINCIEQTTEWSACSKSCGMGLSTRVTNRNLQCEMVKQTRLCMVRPCEQEPGEATDMKGKKCLRAKKSLKSIHLQFKNCTSLYTYKPRFCGICSDGRCCTPFNTKTIQVEFQCLPGQIIKKPVMVIGTCTCHSNCPQNNEAFLQELELKTSRGEM, from the exons ATGAGCGCGTTCCTGCGAAAGCGATGCCTCTGCCTAGGCTTCCTGCTCCTCCAACTCTTAAGTCAA GTCTCTGCAACTCTGCGCTGCCCGTCTCGGTGCCCGAGCCAGTGCCCCAGTATATCACCGACCTGCGCCCCCGGGGTGCGCTCGGTGCTAGACGGCTGCTCCTGCTGTCCGGTGTGCGCCCGCCAGCGCGGGGAGAGTTGCTCTGAGATGAGACCCTGCGACCAGAGCAGCGGTCTCTACTGCGACCGCAGCGCGGACCCCAACAACGAGACTGGCATTTGCATGG TTCCAGAGGGAGACAACTGTGTGTTCGATGGGGTCATTTACCGCAACGGAGAGAAGTTTGAGCCGAACTGTCAATACCACTGCACCTGCAGAGATGGGCAGATTGGCTGTGTGCCCCGCTGCCAGTTGGATGTGCTTCTGCCGGGTCCTGACTGCCCAGCCCCGAAAAAAGTCGCAGTGCCCGGGGAGTGTTGCGAAAAGTGGACCTgtggctcagaggagaaggggacacTGGGAGGCCTGGCCCTTCCAG CCTACAGACCGGAAGCCACCGTAGGAGTCGAACTCTCTGACTCCAGCATCAACTGCATTGAGCAGACTACGGAGTGGAGCGCATGTTCCAAGAGCTGTGGAATGGGCTTGTCCACCCGGGTCACCAACAGGAATCTCCAGTGTGAGATGGTAAAACAGACTCGTCTCTGCATGGTTCGGCCTTGTGAGCAAGAGCCTGGGGAAGCAACAGATATG aaaggTAAAAAGTGTCTCCGGGCCAAGAAGTCCCTGAAATCCATCCACCTCCAGTTCAAGAATTGCACTAGCCTGTACACCTATAAGCCCAGGTTCTGTGGGATCTGTAGTGATGGCCGCTGCTGTACGCCCTTCAATACCAAAACCATCCAGGTGGAGTTTCAGTGTTTGCCAGGGCAAATAATCAAAAAACCAGTCATGGTCATTGGAACCTGTACCTGCCACTCCAACTGCCCTCAGAACAATGAGGCCTTCCTCCAAGAGCTGGAGCTGAAGACGAGCAGAGGAGAAATGTAA